Proteins co-encoded in one Montipora capricornis isolate CH-2021 chromosome 12, ASM3666992v2, whole genome shotgun sequence genomic window:
- the LOC138026835 gene encoding uncharacterized protein, translating into MLADSTMVAIGNATAGSGTPCASKKETHLISTSTARLGASTTSEAHPSDMPLVRKSLEGRGLSESATSLIFQSWRRGTQQQYKPFIAKWEQYCSQRKMNPFSATLEHGINFLAELYQTRIGYSALNTARCALSTVCFTSEHYTFGQHPLICRFIKGIFECRPSLPRYQETWDVTVVLDYLAKFGPPEKLSLKNLTLKVVMLMALLLGQRRQTLHTLSIDCMQISSDKCVFFINSLLKTSRPGKHLACLEFQVYAPDVNLCIVKHLQHYLKRTDALRGDVKQFLLVTLSLTKLFPLIQ; encoded by the coding sequence ATGCTGGCCGACTCAACCATGGTGGCCATTGGTAATGCGACCGCTGGTTCAGGAACCCCTTGTGCttccaaaaaagaaacacaCCTTATTTCTACCTCAACAGCCAGACTTGGTGCATCAACTACATCAGAAGCTCACCCTTCTGATATGCCACTTGTCCGGAAATCCCTTGAAGGCAGAGGCCTTTCGGAATCGGCTACCTCACTCATCTTTCAGTCCTGGAGAAGGGGTACTCAACAACAATATAAACCTTTCATTGCTAAATGGGAACAGTACTGTAGTCAAAGAAAGATGAATCCTTTTTCAGCGACTCTAGAACATGGGATTAATTTCCTGGCAGAACTGTACCAAACAAGGATTGGATATAGTGCCCTCAACACAGCCCGTTGTGCTTTATCTACTGTTTGTTTCACATCAGAGCATTATACTTTTGGACAACATCCCTTAATTTGTCGTTTCATCAAGGGAATTTTCGAATGCAGACCCTCTCTACCAAGGTATCAAGAAACTTGGGATGTGACTGTGGTATTAGACTACCTAGCAAAATTTGGGCCACCTGAGAAACTTAGTTTGAAGAACCTGACTTTGAAGGTGGTTATGTTGATGGCGTTGCTTTTGGGACAGCGTCGTCAGACTTTGCACACGTTATCAATTGATTGTATGCAAATAAGTTCTGATAAATGTGTGTTTTTCATTAACTCACTGTTGAAAACTTCGAGACCTGGTAAACATTTAGCTTGTCTTGAGTTTCAGGTCTATGCACCAGATGTTAATCTTTGTATTGTAAAGCATCTTCAGCACTATCTGAAGCGTACAGATGCTCTTCGAGGTGATGTCAAGCAGTTTTTGTTAGTTACACTAAGCCTCACAAAGCTGTTTCCCCTGATACAGTAA